From the Elstera cyanobacteriorum genome, one window contains:
- a CDS encoding GldG family protein, giving the protein MSRLFARKTLLGLGILATLVLIITVNIIGGNLLRGVRLDLTQTKLYTLSPATERALQQIEEPITLRLFISDRLTREVPSFAAYAQRVRDLLRDYAAGSRGRLTVEVLSPDPFSPIEDRAVAYGLQGVPIDQGGEQVYFGLVGANSTDDQEVIAFFAPERERFLEYDLTKMVAKLARPKQRTVGLISTLPITADPAAQQQGGSGTWLIYDQISQNFKVQMLETTVTQIPADIDVLWLVHPANLPPATLYAIDQFVLKGGRALVMVDPVSEAAVSRGRMLAMQGVPGPASASALEPLFKAWGVQLVADKVVADRRNARKVSAGGAATRVQAADYLAWLSVPKAQLAENDSLTGDLQSLSFASAGILEPVEGATTKLTPLASSSVVSMKLAADKVRGQPDILGILRGFQSEGQALTMAARVTGPAKTAYPDALPEGAAAEGRVMESQQPLNLVIVADTDMLEERFWAQTQNFFGQKVAVPVAGNGDFIANTLDNLAGGSTLSGLTARTVIDRPFTAIRALEQAAENSFRAKEQELQDRIKETEKKLADLRGREAPKKGQPQTASLTPEQAKEIETFRADLIRTRAELRDVQLALRTDIEALQTRIRLWVIGAVPVALVVFALGLGVWRRQRARRAAQAQR; this is encoded by the coding sequence ATGTCCCGTCTTTTTGCTCGCAAGACCCTGCTGGGCCTCGGCATTCTCGCCACCCTCGTTCTGATCATCACGGTCAATATCATCGGCGGCAATCTGCTGCGCGGTGTTCGGCTCGACCTGACCCAGACTAAGCTCTACACCCTCTCGCCCGCCACCGAACGGGCGTTGCAGCAAATCGAGGAGCCGATTACCCTGCGGCTCTTCATCTCCGACCGGCTGACCCGCGAAGTGCCGAGCTTCGCCGCTTATGCCCAGCGCGTGCGCGATTTGCTGCGCGATTACGCTGCCGGGTCGCGCGGGCGGTTGACCGTCGAAGTGCTGAGCCCCGATCCCTTCTCCCCCATCGAAGACCGCGCCGTTGCCTATGGCCTGCAAGGCGTGCCCATCGACCAGGGCGGGGAGCAGGTTTATTTCGGCCTCGTCGGTGCTAACTCCACCGATGATCAGGAGGTGATCGCCTTCTTCGCGCCGGAGCGGGAACGGTTCCTGGAATATGATCTGACCAAGATGGTCGCCAAGCTGGCGCGCCCGAAACAACGCACGGTCGGTTTGATCTCCACCCTGCCGATCACCGCCGACCCGGCGGCCCAGCAGCAGGGCGGCAGCGGCACATGGTTGATCTATGATCAGATCAGCCAGAACTTCAAAGTGCAGATGCTGGAAACCACGGTGACGCAGATTCCGGCGGATATTGACGTGCTGTGGCTCGTTCATCCGGCCAATCTGCCGCCCGCGACCCTCTACGCCATCGATCAGTTCGTGCTGAAGGGCGGGCGGGCGCTGGTGATGGTTGATCCGGTTTCGGAAGCTGCCGTCAGCCGGGGCCGTATGCTGGCGATGCAGGGCGTTCCTGGCCCGGCCTCGGCCTCGGCGTTGGAGCCCCTGTTCAAAGCCTGGGGCGTGCAACTGGTCGCGGATAAGGTTGTTGCCGACCGCCGCAATGCCCGTAAGGTTTCGGCGGGTGGGGCGGCGACGCGCGTGCAGGCCGCCGACTATCTGGCGTGGCTGTCGGTGCCGAAAGCGCAACTGGCGGAAAACGACTCGCTGACCGGTGATCTGCAAAGCCTATCCTTTGCTTCCGCCGGGATTCTGGAACCTGTTGAGGGTGCGACGACCAAGCTGACGCCGCTGGCCTCCTCCTCCGTCGTCTCGATGAAGCTCGCCGCCGATAAGGTGCGCGGTCAGCCCGATATTCTTGGCATCCTGCGCGGCTTCCAAAGCGAAGGCCAAGCGCTGACGATGGCGGCGCGCGTGACGGGTCCGGCCAAGACCGCCTATCCCGACGCGCTGCCGGAGGGGGCTGCTGCCGAGGGGCGGGTGATGGAGAGCCAGCAGCCGCTGAACCTCGTCATCGTCGCCGATACCGACATGCTGGAAGAACGCTTCTGGGCGCAGACCCAGAATTTCTTCGGCCAGAAAGTTGCCGTGCCGGTTGCGGGCAATGGCGATTTTATCGCCAATACGCTGGATAATCTGGCGGGCGGGTCCACCCTGTCGGGCCTGACGGCGCGCACGGTGATCGACCGGCCCTTTACCGCCATCCGCGCGCTGGAACAGGCGGCGGAAAACAGCTTCCGCGCGAAAGAGCAGGAGTTGCAGGACCGCATCAAGGAAACCGAAAAGAAGCTCGCCGATCTGCGGGGCCGCGAGGCGCCGAAGAAAGGTCAGCCGCAAACGGCCAGTTTGACGCCGGAACAGGCGAAGGAAATCGAAACCTTCCGCGCCGATCTGATCCGCACCCGCGCCGAACTGCGCGACGTGCAACTGGCCCTGCGCACCGATATCGAGGCGCTGCAAACCCGCATCCGCTTGTGGGTGATCGGGGCGGTGCCGGTGGCGCTGGTGGTGTTCGCGCTCGGTCTCGGTGTGTGGCGGCGCCAACGCGCCCGCCGCGCCGCCCAGGCCCAGCGTTAA
- the sugE gene encoding quaternary ammonium compound efflux SMR transporter SugE — protein sequence MAWLYLLVAGVLEVGWAIGLKYTDGFTRLWPTVGTVISMILSVGFLGLALKELPVGTGYAVWTGIGTVGTVILGIALLGEPATVMRLACVGLIVAGIIGLKLSH from the coding sequence ATGGCGTGGCTGTATCTACTGGTCGCAGGCGTGCTGGAAGTGGGCTGGGCCATCGGGCTGAAATATACCGATGGCTTCACCCGCCTTTGGCCGACCGTTGGCACGGTCATCAGCATGATCCTCAGCGTCGGCTTCCTCGGCTTGGCGCTGAAGGAGCTACCGGTCGGCACCGGCTACGCGGTTTGGACCGGCATTGGCACGGTTGGCACCGTCATCCTCGGCATTGCCCTGCTGGGGGAACCGGCAACGGTAATGCGCCTCGCCTGCGTTGGGCTGATCGTGGCCGGGATTATCGGGCTGAAGCTAAGCCATTAA
- a CDS encoding lipopolysaccharide biosynthesis protein, whose amino-acid sequence MKTILLTLLTTILVQGGNFASGVLAARLLGPEGRGDLAAAQLWPTTVAYMLLLGLNDAALYFSANAKLKDRQVFATGLWSGLIVSAAAILICWFAVVPRVYPTDRPELLQAVFLLLGLIPCHILGLIFQDMLRGKGMLGLWNLIRITLALGYPLAIAGLWLMGERGLLAVAGAYLLAHIPTVLIPLTALIRRGWGGIKPEAEAAKEMLAYGGRIYASGLIYQANGRIDQWLIQTYLPSASLGFYVVATSVSQIPVTLAYSVAQVAFPRACAEADPTARGAVVGLYLRLTLLLMIGASVVLWLIAPLFLRLVFGAGFADASELVRWLILGILPLTIREFQALAFKAWNKTLALSINEGLTLAINAGLLLALLPGYGLNGAAFAFVTVRWAQVIVLGALAWKHLHLSPAALFLPTPRDGELIRQAWGRLRWR is encoded by the coding sequence ATGAAGACAATCCTGCTGACCCTGCTCACGACGATCCTGGTGCAGGGCGGAAACTTCGCGTCCGGCGTGCTGGCGGCGCGGCTTTTGGGACCGGAAGGACGCGGCGATCTGGCCGCCGCCCAGCTTTGGCCGACGACGGTCGCCTATATGCTGCTGCTCGGCCTCAATGATGCCGCGCTTTATTTCAGCGCCAATGCCAAGCTGAAGGACCGGCAGGTGTTTGCGACGGGGCTGTGGTCGGGTCTGATCGTGAGCGCGGCGGCGATCCTGATCTGCTGGTTCGCCGTGGTGCCGCGCGTCTACCCCACCGACCGGCCGGAGCTGTTGCAGGCCGTCTTCCTACTACTCGGGCTGATCCCCTGCCATATCCTCGGGCTGATCTTTCAGGACATGCTGCGCGGCAAGGGCATGCTGGGCCTCTGGAACCTGATCCGCATTACTCTAGCGCTCGGCTATCCGCTCGCCATCGCTGGTCTATGGCTGATGGGGGAACGCGGGTTGCTGGCCGTCGCCGGGGCCTATCTGCTGGCCCATATCCCGACTGTCCTGATCCCACTGACGGCGCTGATCCGGCGCGGCTGGGGCGGGATCAAACCCGAAGCCGAAGCCGCCAAGGAAATGCTGGCCTATGGCGGGCGCATCTATGCGTCGGGCCTGATCTATCAGGCCAATGGCCGGATCGACCAATGGCTGATTCAAACCTATCTGCCCTCGGCATCGCTGGGGTTCTATGTGGTCGCCACCAGCGTCAGCCAAATTCCGGTAACGCTGGCCTATTCGGTCGCCCAGGTCGCCTTTCCGCGCGCCTGTGCCGAAGCCGACCCTACGGCGCGCGGGGCGGTCGTCGGTCTCTATCTCCGCCTAACCCTGCTGTTGATGATCGGGGCTTCGGTGGTTCTCTGGCTGATCGCGCCGCTGTTTCTGCGCTTGGTCTTCGGCGCTGGCTTTGCCGACGCCAGCGAGCTTGTGCGCTGGCTGATCCTCGGCATTTTACCGCTGACCATCCGCGAGTTTCAGGCGCTGGCCTTCAAGGCCTGGAACAAGACGCTGGCCTTGTCGATCAACGAAGGCCTGACCCTGGCGATCAATGCCGGGTTGCTGCTGGCGCTGCTGCCCGGCTACGGGCTGAACGGGGCCGCCTTCGCCTTCGTCACGGTACGCTGGGCGCAGGTAATCGTGCTCGGCGCCCTGGCCTGGAAGCACCTGCACCTCTCCCCCGCCGCCCTATTTCTGCCGACCCCCCGCGATGGGGAGTTGATCCGGCAGGCGTGGGGGCGGTTGCGGTGGCGGTGA
- the pyrH gene encoding UMP kinase, protein MSRYKRLMIKLSGAAMGSGGGIFDKDAIEHIVAEVVSAVELGCEVVITVGGGNIFRGNIAETWKIERAEADNMGMLGTVINGVMLRAAINARTDTDVRVMTAIQINQIAEPYIRLRAARHLEKGSIVILVGGIGQPYVTTDYPSVQRALELRCDAILAAKHGVDGVYTADPKKFADAKRYRSISYDEVIGQDLRVMDQSAMLLARDHNLPIHLFNFDKPGCIKRICLGEDVGTYVGPGAGLELV, encoded by the coding sequence ATGAGCCGCTACAAACGCCTGATGATTAAGCTCAGTGGGGCGGCAATGGGCAGTGGCGGCGGCATCTTCGACAAGGACGCGATCGAGCATATCGTCGCCGAAGTCGTCTCGGCGGTCGAATTGGGCTGCGAGGTGGTGATCACCGTCGGCGGCGGCAATATCTTTCGCGGCAATATCGCCGAAACCTGGAAGATCGAACGCGCCGAAGCCGATAATATGGGCATGCTCGGCACCGTCATCAACGGCGTCATGCTGCGCGCCGCGATCAACGCCCGCACCGATACCGATGTGCGCGTGATGACCGCGATCCAGATCAACCAGATCGCCGAGCCCTATATCCGCCTGCGCGCCGCCCGGCATCTGGAGAAAGGCTCCATCGTCATCCTCGTCGGCGGCATCGGTCAGCCCTATGTGACGACGGATTACCCCTCCGTTCAGCGCGCGCTGGAACTGCGCTGCGACGCTATTCTGGCGGCCAAGCATGGTGTGGATGGCGTCTATACCGCCGACCCGAAGAAGTTTGCTGATGCCAAGCGCTATCGCAGCATTTCCTATGACGAAGTGATCGGCCAGGATCTGCGCGTTATGGATCAATCGGCCATGCTGCTGGCGCGCGACCATAATCTGCCCATCCACCTCTTTAATTTCGACAAGCCGGGCTGCATCAAGCGCATCTGCTTGGGCGAAGACGTGGGCACCTATGTGGGGCCGGGGGCGGGGCTCGAACTCGTCTAA
- a CDS encoding YgfZ/GcvT domain-containing protein encodes MPASTLSDRALIVVTGSERVSFLNGLLTNNLGPVESGAAVYACLLTPQGKYLFDFFIRAEGDRLLLEVDAARRADCLRRLSLYKLRADVTLAAEDGYKVLVGFDGPVPEGGIAFADPRHPNLGWRCWWPVSEPPPPAEDAEAYHRHRIGLGVPDGSRDLEPDRSILLEFNLDSFNAIDFAKGCYIGQELTARTKYRAVLKRKAQPVRLTGPVPPPGTPILAGEKEAGELRFAVPGLGLALIRLDADPAAGLTADGTAVTLMA; translated from the coding sequence ATGCCTGCCAGCACCCTATCAGACCGCGCGCTGATTGTCGTCACCGGCTCGGAGCGGGTGAGTTTTCTCAATGGCTTATTGACCAATAACCTCGGCCCGGTGGAAAGCGGGGCGGCGGTCTATGCCTGCCTGCTGACCCCGCAGGGCAAATATCTCTTCGATTTCTTCATCCGAGCGGAGGGGGATCGGTTACTGCTCGAGGTCGATGCCGCCCGCCGGGCCGATTGCCTGCGCCGCCTGTCGCTCTACAAGCTGCGCGCCGATGTAACGCTGGCGGCGGAAGATGGGTATAAAGTGCTGGTGGGTTTTGACGGGCCGGTCCCGGAGGGCGGGATTGCGTTCGCCGATCCCCGTCACCCCAACCTGGGGTGGCGTTGCTGGTGGCCCGTCTCGGAACCGCCGCCGCCTGCGGAAGATGCCGAAGCCTATCACCGCCACCGCATCGGCCTGGGCGTGCCGGACGGTAGCCGCGATCTGGAGCCAGACCGCTCGATCCTGCTGGAATTCAACCTCGATAGTTTCAACGCCATCGACTTCGCCAAGGGCTGCTATATCGGCCAAGAACTGACGGCGCGGACCAAATATCGCGCGGTCTTGAAGCGCAAAGCCCAGCCCGTCCGCCTGACCGGCCCGGTGCCGCCGCCGGGCACGCCGATCTTAGCGGGGGAGAAGGAGGCGGGCGAACTACGCTTCGCCGTTCCCGGCCTTGGTCTTGCGCTGATCCGGCTGGATGCCGACCCAGCGGCGGGGCTGACGGCCGATGGAACGGCCGTCACCTTAATGGCTTAG
- a CDS encoding DUF4340 domain-containing protein yields the protein MHSRSLLILIALAGASVIGAGMVITADQPVRSLPAGQKLFADLAAKQGQVTRIRLTQGKDSLTFEKKGDVWTLAEKSGYPVAPEKIRQILVDLTEVETLEGKTAKADLLPRLDLGEGDGSRARHLTLYSGETVLADVFLGKLRSAAINAAALGLDKPMLYLRKAGDGQAWLVESRLNPKVEALEYLTKDLFDIAQDKVATVTLTPAEGPAVEIGRAPGDATPPDVAVLNPPEGRVSKKGWDVSGVVAALEGMSFEDVRPAQDIPVDGPATEARFTLAEGGPVVVTLRKLDGADWAIFSGENDLLKPTQGWAFKLPSYKIERLTKSLADLTEEPKTN from the coding sequence ATGCACAGCCGTTCGCTTTTGATCCTCATCGCGCTCGCCGGGGCCAGCGTCATCGGCGCTGGGATGGTGATCACCGCCGACCAGCCGGTCCGCAGCTTGCCCGCCGGGCAAAAACTCTTCGCCGATCTGGCGGCAAAGCAGGGGCAGGTGACGCGCATTCGCCTAACCCAAGGCAAGGATAGCCTGACCTTCGAGAAGAAGGGCGACGTTTGGACCCTGGCGGAAAAGAGTGGCTACCCGGTCGCGCCGGAAAAGATCCGGCAGATCCTTGTCGATCTGACGGAAGTCGAAACCCTGGAAGGCAAGACCGCCAAAGCCGATTTGCTGCCCCGGCTCGACCTTGGCGAAGGCGATGGATCGCGCGCCCGTCACCTGACGCTGTATTCCGGGGAAACCGTGCTGGCCGATGTCTTCCTCGGCAAGCTCCGCAGCGCCGCGATCAATGCCGCCGCTCTGGGTCTCGATAAACCGATGCTCTATCTCCGCAAGGCGGGTGATGGGCAGGCGTGGTTGGTGGAAAGCCGCCTCAACCCGAAGGTTGAAGCGCTGGAGTATCTGACCAAAGACCTGTTCGATATTGCTCAGGATAAGGTGGCGACCGTCACCCTAACCCCCGCCGAAGGGCCTGCGGTCGAGATCGGCCGGGCGCCGGGCGATGCCACCCCGCCGGATGTCGCCGTGCTGAACCCGCCGGAAGGCCGCGTATCGAAAAAAGGCTGGGACGTCAGCGGCGTCGTTGCTGCCCTCGAAGGCATGAGCTTCGAGGACGTGCGCCCGGCGCAGGATATTCCGGTCGACGGCCCTGCGACGGAAGCCCGCTTCACCTTGGCCGAGGGCGGACCGGTCGTCGTGACCCTGCGCAAGCTCGACGGTGCCGATTGGGCGATCTTCTCGGGCGAGAATGACTTGCTGAAGCCAACCCAAGGCTGGGCCTTCAAACTGCCAAGCTATAAGATCGAACGGCTGACCAAAAGCCTTGCCGATCTGACGGAAGAGCCGAAGACCAACTGA